Within Dysgonomonas mossii, the genomic segment TAAATCCGAATAGATAATTAATATTCCATTGACCATTAATCCCTCCTCCTAACATAATAAGGTGATAATTTACAGGTTTTATATCTAGATTACCTTTAGTATATAAATATTCATTATTATAGATTACCACAGGCGTGATCGCGCTATATGGAATTGGATCCATAGCTTTTTGATAGAAAAGGCTTATTGAGTTTCCTTTTTGTTCATCAATATTATACATTAAGTTAAGCGTAGGATATATGCCCCAATAATTTTTAGAATTCTGCTTGCTTATTTTTACAGAATTGTATTCAATTTTGTTTTCCTGTATTCTAATACCCACTTTGTAAGTAATTTTTTTTGTAATCATCGATGAAAAAGAAGCAAAACCTGCATAATTCTGTCCTTTCAGCTTATAATTATCACTAAGATCAAGATCAGACACCCAAATGTTATTTTCCCATTTTTTATAGTCTAAAAACTGTTTTGAATTATTCAAACTATAATTAAGACCAATATCTAGTTGCGATTTATCACTTATTCTTTGCTCCAACCTAGTATCTATTTCTAGCATATCAGTTCTATCATCTAATCGATCACTAGTATTCTCTTCATACCCATTATCTTTATCCAGATTGTATAAATATCTGTTACCTCGTATCCTTTTATTATTGTATCTCAAATAGTCAATAATAAATTTTATTTTTGAACCTTTATCATCTAATATCCAATCATAATTTAAGGCCGCCTGATATTGCCTAGTTCTTAACTTTTCTTCTATTATCGATTCAGATCTGTCTATCCTTTCACCAACATTGTTTTTAACCGTAGACTCTGATCTATTGATAGGCTCTCCGTTAGTTATTACCAATCTAAAATTACCACCTATGCTATGTCTGTTAGTAATATCATAGGTTAAACTCAATCTATCAGAGAAAGAATTTGTCCAACCTTTACCATCGGTCTGCATATCAATATACTTATTTATCTCTTTGTAATGGGAGTAAATATTATATTGACTAATATTTTTTAAATGTCCAAAATATGTGTAATTATATATACTCAGATTTTTATTCCTGTAATTCAATGATGCATTTATATTATCTGAATAATGTCCCCCTTTGAAATGTACAGAAAAATCGCTCGAAACAGATCCATAATATCCTCCATTAGACATCTTCTTCAATTTGATATCAATGATCCCTCCCATACTCGAAGCACTCTCTTCACTACCACTCATATGTACAATTTCGACTTTATCAATATTTTCAGCCTGAATTGCATCTAACTCATTTCTATCCCTTAGTTTTCGTCCATCAACATAAATTTCGGAAACATCTCGGCCATTAATTTTTAAGGAATTTTCTTCATTGGTAACACCAGGTAACAATGTAAGTACCTCTTTTGTATTATTTCCTTTTGTTATCGGGTTTCCTTGTAAGAATACTACGTATCTATCAATTTTTTGTTGAATAACATTAGCCGTAACTGTAACAGCATCTAATCCAACCACATTTTCCACCATTAGAATGGAGTCAAGTATTGTATTTTCTTGTACTTCGATATTAACGTATTTGCGTTTATACAATAAATGGGTAACAGATAGTATGTATCTTCCGGATGGAATATTTTCAATTCTAAATTGACCTTTTTCGTTGCTAATATTTCCTTTAACGTACAAAGAATCAACCTCAGAAAGAATTGTAACTGTTGCGTAATCTACTGCTCTTTTTGATGTATCAAACAATACACCTTCTAAACGAAAATTCTTGATTTGTTGACTATGTAACAAAGGAACAATGAGTAGAAGCAAGATAAGAAATAATACTCTCATTATAAATACGTTATTT encodes:
- a CDS encoding outer membrane beta-barrel family protein is translated as MKNNVFIMRVLFLILLLLIVPLLHSQQIKNFRLEGVLFDTSKRAVDYATVTILSEVDSLYVKGNISNEKGQFRIENIPSGRYILSVTHLLYKRKYVNIEVQENTILDSILMVENVVGLDAVTVTANVIQQKIDRYVVFLQGNPITKGNNTKEVLTLLPGVTNEENSLKINGRDVSEIYVDGRKLRDRNELDAIQAENIDKVEIVHMSGSEESASSMGGIIDIKLKKMSNGGYYGSVSSDFSVHFKGGHYSDNINASLNYRNKNLSIYNYTYFGHLKNISQYNIYSHYKEINKYIDMQTDGKGWTNSFSDRLSLTYDITNRHSIGGNFRLVITNGEPINRSESTVKNNVGERIDRSESIIEEKLRTRQYQAALNYDWILDDKGSKIKFIIDYLRYNNKRIRGNRYLYNLDKDNGYEENTSDRLDDRTDMLEIDTRLEQRISDKSQLDIGLNYSLNNSKQFLDYKKWENNIWVSDLDLSDNYKLKGQNYAGFASFSSMITKKITYKVGIRIQENKIEYNSVKISKQNSKNYWGIYPTLNLMYNIDEQKGNSISLFYQKAMDPIPYSAITPVVIYNNEYLYTKGNLDIKPVNYHLIMLGGGINGQWNINYLFGFSEDVLFFKTFQDEKDPLVTYTMPVNDGKNYMQALSLDRTFKIAKWWSLKAIGRIQWLKYEGVDINSSSWKPYLAINNNMDFDNGWGGNLSYYLEPTYKTQDRIYKTVHGINGKIYKYLLDNKLLLNLNFTLYRHNRRRITNTLDIWSKRHYTTNETGFMIKVIYNFNGGRKVTTKQSKSIQDYYEYKDN